From the Brachyspira intermedia PWS/A genome, the window TATAAAAAAGGAGAAATTCCAATAACTAGTACAAGGTTTGAATTGTCAGATACTTATGAAGATGAATTTAAAACCGCAAGAGTTCCAGGCGGAGCTTATTATATATATTACACTCTATGTTATAAATTATCAAATGAGAATCTATACATAGCTAAAATTATCAATTATTTTTTTAGTCTTTTGTTAATATCTATATTTATATTTTGGCTTTATAAAAGACTGGGTTTTTTTGTATGTTCACTTATGTCGCCTCTCATTTTACTCAATGGATATGTAGTGAAGGCTATGACTAATTTTTGGAATCCTAATATAGCATTAATATTTAGTTTTATATTTTTTATTTTTCTTTATGAGTATATATATACATCTGGAGAAGTTAATAAAAAAGGTATTATTTCATCTATTTTTATTTTTCCAATATTAGCGATTATAGCACAAGGACATTTTGCATCATTTTTCTCAGTTATTCCTTCAATGATATTTTATTTAATTATAAAATATAAAAGTACAGTTAAATATTTAAAATATTGGATTTTAGGAGTTTTTTTATCATTTTTAGAATATTTACCGTATTTAATTTCAGAGTTAAATAATGGCTTTTATAATACTAAATTAATGCTTTCAAAAAGTTCTGATTCAGAAGGAATAGTGATTGCTAAAATACAATCATTGTTTTTATTTCCTACTAATGAAATGTCATCTCATTATTTAAGCGGTTTCAAAAATATTATAGAATTTTGGACTTTAACCCCAAATTACATATACGGTTTAATATTTTTAATTCTTAGTCTTATGTTTTCTTTTTATTGTTTAATAAATATGATTAATTCTATATTTAAAAATAAATATAATAATACAAAAGAAAAATCTATTTTAGAGATTTCAAAATTTTTTATTTTGTCAGTATTTGTAACACTTTTATGTTTTATGGTTTTTACATTTGGAGAAGGTTATTTTCATTATTTTTATGGTCTTTTTGCTATCTGTTATATTCCTATAATATTATTTTTAGTTCAGAAAGAAAATTTTGTTATGAATAATAAAAAATATTTTTAGTTTTTGTTATTTTTCTATCATTAAATGCATCTGCTATGTTTGGAACTATTGAAAGATATATTAATAGATTCGAAAAGGATTCATCTGGTTCACAAAATAATTCTATAATTGAATTTTTAGAGAAAAATAAATAATTATTATCTATTAGTTATGTAAATTTTATTTGACTTTATTAGTTCTGTATTATATACTACTAGTAATAGTAATTATTTGAATTTTATTAAGGAGTATAATAATGAAAAAGTTATTTATTACTTTATCAATTGCATTATTATTCATTGCATCATGTTCAAAAAAGAATAATGCAAATACTTCATCTTTGAGTAATGATGACTAAAAAAATAGGAATACTTCAGCTTGTGGAGCATTCTGCATTGGATCAGGCTAATAAAGGTTTTGTAGATGGTTTGAAAGAAGCTGGATATGAAGATGGTAAGAATATAACAATAGATTATCAAAATGCTCAGGGTGAACAAGCAAACTGTGTTACAATATCACAGAAATTTATTAATGATAAAGTGGATTTGATATTGGCAATAGCAACACCAGCAGCACAAGCAGTAGCTAATTTAACTAAAGATATACCTATACTTATAACAGCAGTTACAGATCCTGCAGATTCAAAATTGGTAGCTGATAATAAAATGCCTGGCGGAAATGTTACAGGTACTTCAGATTTGACACCAGTAAAAGAACAAATGGAGCTTTTAAAAAAATTAGTTCCTTCAGCTAAAAATATAGGTTTCTTATATAGCTCAAGTGAACAGAATTCTAAATTTCAAATAGATATAGCTAAAGCAAAAGCCGATGAATTAGGTTTGTCTTATGTAGATGCTACAGTAACAACTCCTAATGATTTACAGCAGGTTGTTCAAAGTTTAGTAGGTAAAGTAGATGTTATATATGTGCCTACAGATAATATGGTATCAGCTGGTATGGCAAATGTTATAGGTGTTACAGGACCTGCTAATATACCTGTAATATGCGGAGAAGCTGCTATGCTTAATGCTGGAGGACTTGCTACTTATGGTATAGATTACTATGAATTAGGAAAATTAACAGCTAATCAGGCAGTAAAAATATTAAAAGGCGAAGCTAAACCTGCAGATATGCCTATAGAATATATACAAAATCCTGTATTAGAAATTAATACTAATGCAGCAAGAAAATTAAATATTACAATACCTGCAGATTTATAATAATTATAATTTTATGACTATACAAAAGCCTGTATAAGTATTTATATGGGCTTTTCTTTTTTGATAAATATATGAATAACATAAAAATAACAATACAATATGACGGTACAGATTTCTATGGCTGGCAGATACAACCTAATTTAAGAACAGTTCAGGGAGAGATATATAAAGCTGTTCAGAAAGTATATGGAGAAAAGATTACTATATACGGTTGCGGAAGAACGGATGCTGGAGTTCATGCTTTGGGACAAGTTGCTAATTTTAGAGTTCCTAAAATGCTTGTTCCAATACATAAAGTTCATATAGCTTTGAATTCATATTTGGATAGAGATTTAAGAATAATAAAAGCTGAAGAGATGCCTGATAGTTTTAATGCTAGGGCTTCAGCTACATTTAGAGAATATTTGTATATAGTTCATAACAGTAGTACATCTTTTCCATTTTATGAGAGATATTCATGGTTTTATAGAAAAAATGTTATAGATGAAAAATTAATCAATGAATATGCGAAATATTTAATAGGTGAGCATAATTTTACATCATTTTGTTCTACAGAAGATGAAAATGATTCTAAATTTAGATATTTAGAGAGAGTCAAAGCCATAAGAAAAGGAGATACTATATATTTTATTATTAGAGGCAATGCTTTTTTGCATAATATGGTTAGAATAATAGTAGGTACTTTGGTAGAAGGTCAGAAGAAAAAAATGCCAATTAATTTTATAGAAGATATATTAAAAAGTGAAGATAGAGCAAGGGCTTTTGTAACAGCACCAGCACATGGACTTTATTTTAGAAGGGCCTTTTTTAAAGATGAATTTTAAATTTAAGTAAAAAAAAACTTGAAATAAATTTTATATATGTTATAATACCTTTCATATTTGTTTGGAGAGTTCGTTCAATTGGTAGAGCAGCGGTCTTGAAAACCGCCGGGCTAACACCCATGTGGGTTCGAGTCCCACACTCTCCGATTATTATAAGACTTAATAGCTTCTTTATTATAAGGGGCTTTAGCTCATCAGGATAGAGCACTGGTTTCCTAAACCGGGTGGGCAGGTTCGAGTCCTGTAAGCCCCAAAATGTTTTGTCCTAATACTTAATAAAAGTTTCTTAAAATGAATATCAGAGATCATATTTCATATCTATTTAATAAAAATAAGATTAAAAAAGTCAAGCTTTTGGTATCCGATATAGACGGAGTTATGACGGATGGCAGATTAATATTTGATGATAATGGTGTTGAAAGTAAATTTTTTCATACTCAAGATGGTATGGGGGTAGTTTTAGCACTAAAAGCTGGTATAAAAATTGCTGTTATTTCCGGAAGTAATTCTAATGCTATAAAAACAAGATTTGATAAATTTAGAAAACATGGTTTTGAAGATTTGATACTTGGTGAAGAAAATAAAATGCCTGTTATTTTAACTTTAATGGAAAAATATGGTTTAAAAAAGGAAGAGATAGCTTATATTGGAGATGATTTAATAGATTTAAGTGTTATGAGATATGTAGGTATATCTTTTTCTCCTAAAGATGCCCATTATGAAGCTTTGAAAGTTGCTGATGTTATAATAAGTAAAAGAGGCGGATATGGTGCTGTTAGAGTAGTAATAGATATGATACTTAGATCTAAGG encodes:
- the truA gene encoding tRNA pseudouridine(38-40) synthase TruA, encoding MNNIKITIQYDGTDFYGWQIQPNLRTVQGEIYKAVQKVYGEKITIYGCGRTDAGVHALGQVANFRVPKMLVPIHKVHIALNSYLDRDLRIIKAEEMPDSFNARASATFREYLYIVHNSSTSFPFYERYSWFYRKNVIDEKLINEYAKYLIGEHNFTSFCSTEDENDSKFRYLERVKAIRKGDTIYFIIRGNAFLHNMVRIIVGTLVEGQKKKMPINFIEDILKSEDRARAFVTAPAHGLYFRRAFFKDEF
- a CDS encoding KdsC family phosphatase; this translates as MNIRDHISYLFNKNKIKKVKLLVSDIDGVMTDGRLIFDDNGVESKFFHTQDGMGVVLALKAGIKIAVISGSNSNAIKTRFDKFRKHGFEDLILGEENKMPVILTLMEKYGLKKEEIAYIGDDLIDLSVMRYVGISFSPKDAHYEALKVADVIISKRGGYGAVRVVIDMILRSKGIYNEIISKF